A single Brienomyrus brachyistius isolate T26 chromosome 11, BBRACH_0.4, whole genome shotgun sequence DNA region contains:
- the LOC125751823 gene encoding synemin-like isoform X13, producing MLQFRRTFENEKVQLQELNRRLSHYLSRVKHLEQENACLVKEISAVRNERTFEWEDQYLAELRELRRTVDLLAFEKSKAEVERERLRREFQTVQSLLFEESGMCRDIDGELKACKVQLQQAQAKNADLEDFMIQLENESRLLEEEHRREISHVQNNIYSRALSNVTQTYRAVPPITVEEVEQYALSMSDNCMEMFEVYRKRVEDLEESVRADEAKVEDLRREKNQYAADFEKLRSELEEQKRLQVHLEGQLRNTQDKCKGELEHYQMAVEDLEQERMILTSAITDKLKEHQDLMQVKMGLSLELAAYRALLEGEQRDAYLSAGQYSREAPRRIGSSIVRQDRRPPVNIGFETRCMEQGRSSRTSPGVSRFRSYEGPVATLGRASSRRDVMSCSKTPQVSTIAVRPVLQKYDLKTEIAEEVMVQKKDVSQHSANHQKFIKDFSPLPSPTSDKREIDLKEAHKTCVRVVSPPMMSLMTMSEKEGEEDAGDIKADKSEDRKEADYSVTLEQGKIDEEEEVDAPTIEEVMITTQGEFSDDSQIKEEKESKRVDSAEEKEEGGGSQKEEVTEITQNDFSDDSQINEEKESKRIDPAEEKEEEGGSQKEEVTAITQDDFSNDSEIKEEKESKRIDPAKEKEEEGGSQKEEVTEITQDDFSDDSQINEEKESKRIDPAEEKEEEGGSQKEEVTEITQDDFSNDSQINEEKESKRIDPAEEKEEEGGSQKEEVTEITQDDFSNDSEINEEKESKGIDPAEEKEEEGGSQKEEVTAIIQDDFSDDSEIKEEKESKRIDPAEGKTMATVSLEEIIEKVIKPAGLDAHLSSSPDSKITYHVEKTEAENGTTQIILESKIEEDLDVSDEALEELLNKEVKKVTLEDVKGTAAGSMIENLLSFGLAKGEDLEKLSVNVEIIEEPLEAHSKEDSKVTPTTVFFQSSSKFIQIEELENDPPPPEHYDSGVEELKTSVIAEEYGRVEVQEGLKDTDVTYYSQETEYYVSTPDDDPEEGPLSSSEHCEAVHGLSDETCHQKGPVISQEDSDSQESESKVTYMISELASSEDRDSLCVVEREVQVSPQMQEAMLDVLQEDSEDPKQQLRELLEELQGEVSGELKENVSLIPRNDEEGDGGLSVDIRKVQKDSDENSMTVVAEINVSQTLEGSELLQEQDKDTFEERERSVNVDGSPEEHDRVSRSEECSTPQIDVNNVKIGAPRPQADRSEEISQEGDMKTWQEYTAECAEIIQVLQSKEAPPQLKVNQEETIVYLESREEA from the exons ATGTTACAGTTCAGGAGAACGTTTGAGAATGAAAAAGTCCAGCTGCAGGAATTAAACCGCAGACTAAGTCACTACCTGTCCAGAGTGAAACATCTGGAGCAAGAAAACGCCTGCCTGGTAAAAGAAATAAGCGCAGTTAGAAATGAGAGAACTTTCGAGTGGGAAGACCAGTACCTGGCCGAACTGCGAGAACTTAGGAGAACGGTGGACCTGCTAGCTTTTGAGAAGTCTAAAGCTGAGGTGGAACGTGAGAGGCTGCGACGGGAGTTTCAGACGGTTCAGTCGCTGCTCTTCGAAGAGTCGGGAATGTGCCGTGACATCGATGGGGAGCTAAAAGCCTGCAAGGTGCAACTTCAGCAAGCGCAGGCGAAGAACGCCGACCTGGAGGACTTTATGATCCAGCTGGAAAACGAAAGCAGGCTTCTAGAAGAAGAGCACAGACGAGAAATTTCCCATGTCCAGAACAACATATACTCCAGAGCACTGTCCAATGTCACCCAGACGTACCGAGCTGTTCCGCCGATTACTGTGGAAGAGGTGGAGCAGTACGCGCTCAGCATGTCGGATAACTGCATGGAGATGTTCGAGGTGTACCGAAAAAGGGTGGAAGACCTGGAGGAGTCCGTCAGGGCGGACGAGGCTAAAGTGGAGGATTTGCGCAGAGAGAAGAACCAGTATGCCGCCGACTTTGAGAAGCTGCGGTCTGAGCTTGAAGAGCAAAAGAGGCTGCAGGTTCACCTTGAGGGGCAGCTGAGGAACACGCAGGACAAGTGCAAAGGGGAGCTCGAGCATTATCAG ATGGCTGTAGAGGATCTGGAGCAGGAACGGATGATTCTGACCAGCGCCATCACAGACAAGCTGAAGGAACATCAGGATCTCATGCAAGTCAAGATGGGCCTCAGCCTGGAGTTGGCAGCTTACAG GGCACTACTGGAAGGAGAGCAACGAGATGCATATCTCTCGGCAGGCCAGTATTCAAGAGAAGCACCAAGACGAATAG GCTCTTCCATAGTCAGACAAGACAGAAGACCACCTGTGAACATAGGTTTTGAAACCAGATGCATGGAACAAGGGAGATCTTCAAGAACTTCCCCCGGCGTCAGTCGTTTCAGATCCTATGAAGGCCCTGTTGCAACCCTGGGGAGAGCTTCAAGCAGAAGAGATGTCATGTCATGCAGTAAAACACCACAAGTATCCACAATCGCTGTAAGGCCAGTGTTACAGAAATATGATCTGAAAACTGAAATAGCGGAAGAAGTGATGGTGCAAAAGAAAGATGTCTCCCAGCACTCCGCGAATCATCAGAAGTTCATAAAGGATTTCAGTCCCCTTCCCTCACCAACATCAGATAAGAGGGAAATAGACCTGAAAGAGGCACATAAGACGTGTGTGAGAGTTGTGTCCCCTCCAATGATGAGTTTAATGACAATGTCAGAAAAAGAAGGTGAGGAGGATGCCGGAGACATTAAGGCTGATAAGAGTGAGGACAGAAAGGAAGCTGATTACAGTGTCACTCTGGAGCAAGGAAAGATTGACGAGGAGGAGGAAGTGGATGCTCCGACAATAGAGGAGGTCATGATAACGACCCAGGGTGAATTTTCAGATGACTCACAAattaaagaggagaaggagagtaAGAGGGTTGATTCAGctgaggagaaggaggaagggggaGGTTCTCAGAAGGAGGAG gtcacagaaataacccaGAATGATTTTTCAGATGATTCACAAATTAATGAGGAGAAGGAGAGTAAAAGGATTGATCCAGctgaggagaaggaggaagagggaggttctCAGAAGGAGGAGGTCACAGCAATAACCCAGGATGATTTTTCAAATGACTCAGAAattaaagaggagaaggagagtaAGAGGATTGATCCAGctaaggagaaggaggaagagggaggttctCAGAAGGAggaggtcacagaaataacccaggatgattTTTCAGATGATTCACAAATTAATGAGGAGAAGGAGAGTAAGAGGATTGATCCAGctgaggagaaggaggaagagggaggttctCAGAAGGAggaggtcacagaaataacccaggatgattTTTCAAATGATTCACAAATTAATGAGGAGAAGGAGAGTAAGAGGATTGATCCAGctgaggagaaggaggaagagggaggttctCAGAAGGAggaggtcacagaaataacccaggatgattTTTCAAATGACTCAGAAATTAATGAGGAGAAGGAGAGTAAGGGGATTGATCCAGctgaggagaaggaggaagagggaggttctCAGAAGGAGGAGGTCACAGCAATAATCCAGGATGATTTTTCAGATGACTCAGAAattaaagaggagaaggagagtaAGAGGATTGATCCAGCTGAGGGGAAGACCATGGCAACAGTAAGCTTGGAGGAAATTATTGAAAAAGTTATAAAGCCTGCTGGTCTGGATGCACATCTTAGTTCATCACCAGACTCAAAGATCACCTATCATGTTGAGAAAACAGAAGCAGAGAATGGCACAACCCAAATAATACTAGAGTCAAAGATAGAGGAGGATCTGGATGTGTCTGATGAGGCTTTGGAAGAGCTCCTCAACAAAGAAGTTAAGAAAGTCACTCTAGAGGATGTCAAAGGAACTGCTGCTGGAAGTATGATTGAAAACTTGCTTTCTTTTGGGCTAGCAAAAGGCGAAGACTTGGAAAAGCTGTCAGTAAATGTTGAAATAATCGAGGAGCCACTGGAAGCACACAGCAAGGAGGACAGCAAGGTCACTCCAACGACAGTGTTCTTTCAGTCTTCTTCAAAATTTATCCAAATTGAAGAGTTAGAGAATGACCCTCCACCGCCTGAACATTATGACAGTGGTGTTGAAGAATTAAAGACTTCAGTGATAGCTGAAGAATACGGACGAGTGGAAGTGCAAGAGGGTTTGAAAGATACAGACGTCACATATTACAGTCAAGAAACTGAATATTACGTGTCCACACCGGATGATGATCCTGAGGAAGGCCCTTTATCGTCTTCTGAACACTGTGAAGCAGTTCATGGCTTGTCAGATGAAACATGCCATCAAAAAGGACCTGTAATCAGCCAAGAGGATTCTGATAGTCAAGAATCAGAATCCAAAGTAACATATATGATCAGTGAACTTGCCAGCAGTGAGGACAGAGATTCACTGTGTGTTGTAGAAAGAGAAGTTCAAGTCTCTCCCCAAATGCAAGAGGCTATGCtagatgttctgcaagaagaCTCAGAGGACCCAAAGCAACAGCTGAGGGAACTTTTGGAAGAGCTCCAAGGAGAAGTGAGTGGGGAATTAAAGGAAAATGTATCTCTTATCCCAAGAAATGATGAAGAAGGTGATGGCGGTCTGTCTGTAGACATCAGAAAAGTACAGAAGGATTCGGATGAGAATTCAATGACCGTTGTAGCAGAGATCAATGTTTCACAGACTCTAGAAGGTTCTGAACTGTTGCAGGAGCAGGACAAAGATACGTTTGAAGAGAGAGAACGGTCAGTGAATGTAGACGGCAGTCCAGAGGAACATGACAGGGTTAGTCGTTCTGAGGAATGCAGTACTCCTCAGATTGATGTCAACAATGTTAAGATTGGGGCTCCTCGTCCACAAGCTGATAGAAGTGAGGAGATCAGTCAGGAGGGGGACATGAAGACATGGCAGGAGTACACCGCAGAGTGTGCCGAAATCATCCAGGTGCTACAAAGCAAAGAAGCTCCACCCCAGTTAAAAGTGAATCAAGAGGAAACAATCGTCTACCTGGAAAGCCGTGAAGAAGCATAA
- the LOC125751823 gene encoding synemin-like isoform X1, with the protein MLQFRRTFENEKVQLQELNRRLSHYLSRVKHLEQENACLVKEISAVRNERTFEWEDQYLAELRELRRTVDLLAFEKSKAEVERERLRREFQTVQSLLFEESGMCRDIDGELKACKVQLQQAQAKNADLEDFMIQLENESRLLEEEHRREISHVQNNIYSRALSNVTQTYRAVPPITVEEVEQYALSMSDNCMEMFEVYRKRVEDLEESVRADEAKVEDLRREKNQYAADFEKLRSELEEQKRLQVHLEGQLRNTQDKCKGELEHYQMAVEDLEQERMILTSAITDKLKEHQDLMQVKMGLSLELAAYRALLEGEQRDAYLSAGQYSREAPRRIGSSIVRQDRRPPVNIGFETRCMEQGRSSRTSPGVSRFRSYEGPVATLGRASSRRDVMSCSKTPQVSTIAVRPVLQKYDLKTEIAEEVMVQKKDVSQHSANHQKFIKDFSPLPSPTSDKREIDLKEAHKTCVRVVSPPMMSLMTMSEKEGEEDAGDIKADKSEDRKEADYSVTLEQGKIDEEEEVDAPTIEEVMITTQGEFSDDSQIKEEKESKRVDSAEEKEEGGGSQKEEVTAITQDDFSDDSQINEEKESKRIDPAEEKEEEGGSQKEEVTEITQDDFSDDSQINEEQESKRIDPAEKEEEGGSQKKEVTAITQDDFSDDSQINEEKESKGIDPAEEKEEEGGSQKEEVTEITQNDFSDDSQINEEKESKRIDPAEEKEEEGGSQKEEVTAITQDDFSNDSEIKEEKESKRIDPAKEKEEEGGSQKEEVTEITQDDFSDDSQINEEKESKRIDPAEEKEEEGGSQKEEVTEITQDDFSNDSQINEEKESKRIDPAEEKEEEGGSQKEEVTEITQDDFSNDSEINEEKESKGIDPAEEKEEEGGSQKEEVTAIIQDDFSDDSEIKEEKESKRIDPAEGKTMATVSLEEIIEKVIKPAGLDAHLSSSPDSKITYHVEKTEAENGTTQIILESKIEEDLDVSDEALEELLNKEVKKVTLEDVKGTAAGSMIENLLSFGLAKGEDLEKLSVNVEIIEEPLEAHSKEDSKVTPTTVFFQSSSKFIQIEELENDPPPPEHYDSGVEELKTSVIAEEYGRVEVQEGLKDTDVTYYSQETEYYVSTPDDDPEEGPLSSSEHCEAVHGLSDETCHQKGPVISQEDSDSQESESKVTYMISELASSEDRDSLCVVEREVQVSPQMQEAMLDVLQEDSEDPKQQLRELLEELQGEVSGELKENVSLIPRNDEEGDGGLSVDIRKVQKDSDENSMTVVAEINVSQTLEGSELLQEQDKDTFEERERSVNVDGSPEEHDRVSRSEECSTPQIDVNNVKIGAPRPQADRSEEISQEGDMKTWQEYTAECAEIIQVLQSKEAPPQLKVNQEETIVYLESREEA; encoded by the exons ATGTTACAGTTCAGGAGAACGTTTGAGAATGAAAAAGTCCAGCTGCAGGAATTAAACCGCAGACTAAGTCACTACCTGTCCAGAGTGAAACATCTGGAGCAAGAAAACGCCTGCCTGGTAAAAGAAATAAGCGCAGTTAGAAATGAGAGAACTTTCGAGTGGGAAGACCAGTACCTGGCCGAACTGCGAGAACTTAGGAGAACGGTGGACCTGCTAGCTTTTGAGAAGTCTAAAGCTGAGGTGGAACGTGAGAGGCTGCGACGGGAGTTTCAGACGGTTCAGTCGCTGCTCTTCGAAGAGTCGGGAATGTGCCGTGACATCGATGGGGAGCTAAAAGCCTGCAAGGTGCAACTTCAGCAAGCGCAGGCGAAGAACGCCGACCTGGAGGACTTTATGATCCAGCTGGAAAACGAAAGCAGGCTTCTAGAAGAAGAGCACAGACGAGAAATTTCCCATGTCCAGAACAACATATACTCCAGAGCACTGTCCAATGTCACCCAGACGTACCGAGCTGTTCCGCCGATTACTGTGGAAGAGGTGGAGCAGTACGCGCTCAGCATGTCGGATAACTGCATGGAGATGTTCGAGGTGTACCGAAAAAGGGTGGAAGACCTGGAGGAGTCCGTCAGGGCGGACGAGGCTAAAGTGGAGGATTTGCGCAGAGAGAAGAACCAGTATGCCGCCGACTTTGAGAAGCTGCGGTCTGAGCTTGAAGAGCAAAAGAGGCTGCAGGTTCACCTTGAGGGGCAGCTGAGGAACACGCAGGACAAGTGCAAAGGGGAGCTCGAGCATTATCAG ATGGCTGTAGAGGATCTGGAGCAGGAACGGATGATTCTGACCAGCGCCATCACAGACAAGCTGAAGGAACATCAGGATCTCATGCAAGTCAAGATGGGCCTCAGCCTGGAGTTGGCAGCTTACAG GGCACTACTGGAAGGAGAGCAACGAGATGCATATCTCTCGGCAGGCCAGTATTCAAGAGAAGCACCAAGACGAATAG GCTCTTCCATAGTCAGACAAGACAGAAGACCACCTGTGAACATAGGTTTTGAAACCAGATGCATGGAACAAGGGAGATCTTCAAGAACTTCCCCCGGCGTCAGTCGTTTCAGATCCTATGAAGGCCCTGTTGCAACCCTGGGGAGAGCTTCAAGCAGAAGAGATGTCATGTCATGCAGTAAAACACCACAAGTATCCACAATCGCTGTAAGGCCAGTGTTACAGAAATATGATCTGAAAACTGAAATAGCGGAAGAAGTGATGGTGCAAAAGAAAGATGTCTCCCAGCACTCCGCGAATCATCAGAAGTTCATAAAGGATTTCAGTCCCCTTCCCTCACCAACATCAGATAAGAGGGAAATAGACCTGAAAGAGGCACATAAGACGTGTGTGAGAGTTGTGTCCCCTCCAATGATGAGTTTAATGACAATGTCAGAAAAAGAAGGTGAGGAGGATGCCGGAGACATTAAGGCTGATAAGAGTGAGGACAGAAAGGAAGCTGATTACAGTGTCACTCTGGAGCAAGGAAAGATTGACGAGGAGGAGGAAGTGGATGCTCCGACAATAGAGGAGGTCATGATAACGACCCAGGGTGAATTTTCAGATGACTCACAAattaaagaggagaaggagagtaAGAGGGTTGATTCAGctgaggagaaggaggaagggggaGGTTCTCAGAAGGAGGAGGTCACAGCAATAACCCAGGATGATTTTTCAGATGATTCACAAATTAATGAGGAGAAGGAGAGTAAAAGGATTGATCCAGctgaggagaaggaggaagagggaggttctCAGAAGGAggaggtcacagaaataacccaggatgattTTTCAGATGATTCACAAATTAATGAGGAGCAGGAAAGTAAAAGGATTGATCCAGCTgagaaggaggaagagggaggttctCAGAAGAAGGAGGTCACAGCAATAACCCAGGATGATTTTTCAGATGACTCACAAATTAATGAGGAGAAGGAGAGTAAGGGGATTGATCCAGctgaggagaaggaggaagagggaggttctCAGAAGGAggaggtcacagaaataacccaGAATGATTTTTCAGATGATTCACAAATTAATGAGGAGAAGGAGAGTAAAAGGATTGATCCAGctgaggagaaggaggaagagggaggttctCAGAAGGAGGAGGTCACAGCAATAACCCAGGATGATTTTTCAAATGACTCAGAAattaaagaggagaaggagagtaAGAGGATTGATCCAGctaaggagaaggaggaagagggaggttctCAGAAGGAggaggtcacagaaataacccaggatgattTTTCAGATGATTCACAAATTAATGAGGAGAAGGAGAGTAAGAGGATTGATCCAGctgaggagaaggaggaagagggaggttctCAGAAGGAggaggtcacagaaataacccaggatgattTTTCAAATGATTCACAAATTAATGAGGAGAAGGAGAGTAAGAGGATTGATCCAGctgaggagaaggaggaagagggaggttctCAGAAGGAggaggtcacagaaataacccaggatgattTTTCAAATGACTCAGAAATTAATGAGGAGAAGGAGAGTAAGGGGATTGATCCAGctgaggagaaggaggaagagggaggttctCAGAAGGAGGAGGTCACAGCAATAATCCAGGATGATTTTTCAGATGACTCAGAAattaaagaggagaaggagagtaAGAGGATTGATCCAGCTGAGGGGAAGACCATGGCAACAGTAAGCTTGGAGGAAATTATTGAAAAAGTTATAAAGCCTGCTGGTCTGGATGCACATCTTAGTTCATCACCAGACTCAAAGATCACCTATCATGTTGAGAAAACAGAAGCAGAGAATGGCACAACCCAAATAATACTAGAGTCAAAGATAGAGGAGGATCTGGATGTGTCTGATGAGGCTTTGGAAGAGCTCCTCAACAAAGAAGTTAAGAAAGTCACTCTAGAGGATGTCAAAGGAACTGCTGCTGGAAGTATGATTGAAAACTTGCTTTCTTTTGGGCTAGCAAAAGGCGAAGACTTGGAAAAGCTGTCAGTAAATGTTGAAATAATCGAGGAGCCACTGGAAGCACACAGCAAGGAGGACAGCAAGGTCACTCCAACGACAGTGTTCTTTCAGTCTTCTTCAAAATTTATCCAAATTGAAGAGTTAGAGAATGACCCTCCACCGCCTGAACATTATGACAGTGGTGTTGAAGAATTAAAGACTTCAGTGATAGCTGAAGAATACGGACGAGTGGAAGTGCAAGAGGGTTTGAAAGATACAGACGTCACATATTACAGTCAAGAAACTGAATATTACGTGTCCACACCGGATGATGATCCTGAGGAAGGCCCTTTATCGTCTTCTGAACACTGTGAAGCAGTTCATGGCTTGTCAGATGAAACATGCCATCAAAAAGGACCTGTAATCAGCCAAGAGGATTCTGATAGTCAAGAATCAGAATCCAAAGTAACATATATGATCAGTGAACTTGCCAGCAGTGAGGACAGAGATTCACTGTGTGTTGTAGAAAGAGAAGTTCAAGTCTCTCCCCAAATGCAAGAGGCTATGCtagatgttctgcaagaagaCTCAGAGGACCCAAAGCAACAGCTGAGGGAACTTTTGGAAGAGCTCCAAGGAGAAGTGAGTGGGGAATTAAAGGAAAATGTATCTCTTATCCCAAGAAATGATGAAGAAGGTGATGGCGGTCTGTCTGTAGACATCAGAAAAGTACAGAAGGATTCGGATGAGAATTCAATGACCGTTGTAGCAGAGATCAATGTTTCACAGACTCTAGAAGGTTCTGAACTGTTGCAGGAGCAGGACAAAGATACGTTTGAAGAGAGAGAACGGTCAGTGAATGTAGACGGCAGTCCAGAGGAACATGACAGGGTTAGTCGTTCTGAGGAATGCAGTACTCCTCAGATTGATGTCAACAATGTTAAGATTGGGGCTCCTCGTCCACAAGCTGATAGAAGTGAGGAGATCAGTCAGGAGGGGGACATGAAGACATGGCAGGAGTACACCGCAGAGTGTGCCGAAATCATCCAGGTGCTACAAAGCAAAGAAGCTCCACCCCAGTTAAAAGTGAATCAAGAGGAAACAATCGTCTACCTGGAAAGCCGTGAAGAAGCATAA